The DNA sequence CGCCGTATGCAGGATATGATGAAAATGTACGGTATGGCAGGCATGGACTTTGGTGCAAATGATGTTACCTTAACTTTGAATGCAAACAATGATTTAGTAAAATACATTCTGGAAAACAAGGATTCCGAACATGTTCCAATGTTCTGTGAACAGTTATATGACCTGGCTATGTTAAGTAACCAGCCATTATCTCCAGATGCTATGACTAAGTTCATTGCACGAAGCAACGACATTATGATGCTTCTGGCAAAATAATAATCAAAAAAGTTCGTAGACGCAAACTTGTCTACGAACTTTTTTCTTTCTTAAGCTTCTTCCAGCTTATAATTTTCTGCCTGTGAACGAAACAGTTTATAATACAGACTATCTGTTTTTTTCATAAGATTCTCATGAGTATCATAATCTGCCACTGTTCCACCATCGATAATCAATATCTTATCACAAAATACCGATGATGACATACGATGAGATATGTATATTGCTGTCTTATCTTCTACCAGATTGTTGAATTTCTCGTAAATCTCTGCCTCCGCAATAGGATCTAAGGCACTTGCCGGCTCATCCAGAATTACAAGCGAAGACTCTTTATACAATGCTCTTGCAATAGCAATCTTCTGTCCTTCTCCTCCGGACATTTCAATTCCGTTTTCGTCATATTCCTTTCCAAAACGGCTTTCTACCCCATCCTTTAAATTATTTATCTTATCTCGTAATCCTACTTCATCAATCAAATGTTCAATCTTTTCCCTATTCGCATTCTTCTCCTGGCAGGAAATATTTTCTGCAATGGTAAAATTAAACAAACGATAGTCTTGAAATACTGCAGCAATACATTTCATATAGGACATATAATCATAATCATAAATATTTTTTCCATTAATACGAATTGTGCCGCTATCCGCCTGATACATACGGCAGATTAACTTTACTAAGGTAGACTTTCCTGCACCATTTAATCCAACAATAGAAATCTTCTCTCCTCTTTTTTCGGAAAAAGAAACATCCTGAAGCACTGCCTTTTCTGCCTTAGGATAAGTGAAGGTCACATGGTCAAATTCAATGGTTTCTACCGGACCTTCAAACTTCTCTTTTCCACTTTCCATGGTTTCTTCTTCCAATGACATAAACTCCATATACGGATCCAAAAAGGCCAGACTCTGCATAATATTAATTACACTCTGCCCAAAATCCATTACAGAAGCTGAAAAATTAATTGCCGCCGATACATACATAGTAAGAGAACCTATGGAAATTTTCGGTCCAAACACCGTAGAAATGGTGCGCATTCCCACATATC is a window from the Roseburia sp. 499 genome containing:
- a CDS encoding ABC transporter ATP-binding protein gives rise to the protein MKKLMHFFTLVWKVSPGYIFLLLASALTDGAKLFLNVILPKYLIDELLGEKEVETLIFFGTLIVINNVGMTLLSNTWKCIMTKKETYVKYTMNKIMAEKIMNLEYSYLEDPYYLDLKERAVFSINNQDAVANMITGVSKACSGFVTLAGLITIMATLGPVLLIILAVGIVAMLLISSGLSKYFVKMNQELIPINRRFGYYLNLGWDKQCQKDIRLYDMEEMIENRLRTYTDETCDLFEKIFTKMGSTSGGLSVINDGIAAISYGYVGMRTISTVFGPKISIGSLTMYVSAAINFSASVMDFGQSVINIMQSLAFLDPYMEFMSLEEETMESGKEKFEGPVETIEFDHVTFTYPKAEKAVLQDVSFSEKRGEKISIVGLNGAGKSTLVKLICRMYQADSGTIRINGKNIYDYDYMSYMKCIAAVFQDYRLFNFTIAENISCQEKNANREKIEHLIDEVGLRDKINNLKDGVESRFGKEYDENGIEMSGGEGQKIAIARALYKESSLVILDEPASALDPIAEAEIYEKFNNLVEDKTAIYISHRMSSSVFCDKILIIDGGTVADYDTHENLMKKTDSLYYKLFRSQAENYKLEEA